In Streptomyces sp. HUAS ZL42, the DNA window GTGCAGTTGGCGCTGGGCGAGGACCCCGGAGAGGTCGAGCCGCCGTTCCTCGGCCAGGACTACACGGTGGTGGCGGGGCCGCGGCAGGTGCGGCCCGTGCAGCTTCCGCAGCAGCGGGCGGAGGAGCGGGAGGCGTTGCTGCCGGTGGTGCCGGCGCCCGTGAAGGTTGTCGAGGCTGCGGCGGAGGTGCTGCCGCTCTAGGCCGTCTTCCGAGTAACTCGTCTCACCGGTATGGACCAATCCCGCTCCTAACCCTTGACAGCGGGATTGGTCCATACCAACTTGGTTGCGCACCCCTGCACAGCTCTGCACTCCCGAACGCCCCCATTACTTCAGGGAGATCGTGTGCGCACCTCACTCCTCAAGCGCTCCAGACGCAGAATCCTCGCCCTTCTCGGCTCCGCCGCCCTCGCCCTCGCCGGGGCCATCGCACTTCCCGGCACCGCCCAGGCGGCCAACATCCTCAGCAACCCCGGCTTCGAGTCGGGCGGTCTCTCTCCCTGGTCCTGTACCGGGAACCTCGGCTCGGTCGTCTCCTCTCCCGTGCACGGCGGCGCCAAGGCCCTTGCGGGGGCGGCGAGTTCCAGCGACAACGCCAAGTGCAGCCAGACGGTATCGGTGCAGCCGAACACCGCATACACGCTCAGCGGCTGGGTGCGCGGCAGTTACGTCTACCTCGGTGTCGACGGCGGTGCCTCGACATGGACGCCGTCCTCGTCGGCGTACAGCAGGCTGTCGGTGTCCTTCACGACCGGCGCCTCGCAGACCAGCGCCACGATCTATGTCCACGGCTGGTATGCGCAGGGCACCTACTACGCCGACGACATCAGCCTCGACGGCCCGGGCGGAGGCGGCGGTGACACCCAGGCGCCGACCGCGCCCGGCAGTCTGCGGTCCACCGGAAAGACCTCCTCCAGTGTGTCGCTGGCCTGGAACGCCTCGACCGACAACGTCGGCGTCACCGGGTACGACGTCTATCGCGGCTCGAGTCAGGTGCTGAGCGTCTCCGGAACGACGGCCACCGTCGGCGGGCTGTCGCCGAGCACCGGCTACACGTTCACCGTCAAGGCGCGCGACGCGGCCGGCAACACCTCCGCGGCCTCCAACTCCGTGACCGTGACGACGGACCCGGGCACCGGCGGGGGCACCGGCTTCAAGCAGGCCGCGCCCTATCTGTACCTGGGCTGGGGCGATCCGCCGA includes these proteins:
- a CDS encoding carbohydrate binding domain-containing protein; translated protein: MRTSLLKRSRRRILALLGSAALALAGAIALPGTAQAANILSNPGFESGGLSPWSCTGNLGSVVSSPVHGGAKALAGAASSSDNAKCSQTVSVQPNTAYTLSGWVRGSYVYLGVDGGASTWTPSSSAYSRLSVSFTTGASQTSATIYVHGWYAQGTYYADDISLDGPGGGGGDTQAPTAPGSLRSTGKTSSSVSLAWNASTDNVGVTGYDVYRGSSQVLSVSGTTATVGGLSPSTGYTFTVKARDAAGNTSAASNSVTVTTDPGTGGGTGFKQAAPYLYLGWGDPPSASSVMSSTGIKWYTMAFMLDGGGCNPMWDSARPLTGGNDQTVINQIRSAGGDIVPSFGGWQGSKLGANCSSASALAGALQKVIDAYNLKAIDMDIENSDEFENEAVQAKILTALKTVKANNPGLKTIVTFGTSTTGPTYFGNRLIEQAKSLNADIDVFTIMPFDFGGGSDMYGNTVNATEGLKTKLKSTFGWDDATAYAHIGISGMNGLSDQQENTTPAIWTQIRDWANSHHIARLAFWSVNRDRPCPGGGVVSNCSGISQNTWQFTSITAGFTG